One window of Triticum dicoccoides isolate Atlit2015 ecotype Zavitan chromosome 5A, WEW_v2.0, whole genome shotgun sequence genomic DNA carries:
- the LOC119300947 gene encoding probable non-specific lipid-transfer protein 3: MARLNSKAVAAAVVLAAVVLMMAGREASAALSCGQVDSKLAPCVAYVTGRASSISKECCSGVQGLNGMARSSSDRKIACRCLKSLATSIKSINMGKVSGVPGKCGVSVPFPISMSTNCDTVN; encoded by the exons ATGGCTCGTCTCAACAGCAAGGCTGTGGCGGCCGCCGTGGTCCTGGCGGCGGTGGTGCTGATGATGGCCGGCAGGGAGGCCTCGGCGGCGCTGTCGTGCGGGCAGGTGGACTCCAAGCTCGCGCCGTGCGTGGCGTACGTGACGGGGAGGGCGTCCTCGATCAGCAAGGAGTGCTGCTCCGGCGTGCAGGGGCTGAACGGCATGGCCCGCAGCAGCTCGGACCGCAAGATAGCGTGCAGGTGCCTCAAGAGCCTCGCCACCAGCATCAAGTCCATCAACATGGGCAAGGTCTCCGGCGTGCCCGGCAAGTGCGGCGTCAGTGTGCCCTTCCCCATCAGCATGTCCACCAACTGCGACAC TGTCAACTAG